GCAACGGTTTCGCTCAAGCCTTTTTTTGAAAAGGCTTGGTTTACAAATAATACCGCGTCATAAAGATTTTACTCGAAGGGCAGAGCTGATTAACAACGCAGGAAGGGCATTTTGGTTTTTTTGCCTGGCAGATTTTCCTCCCGTGATGAATGAGGGTCATGGAGAGCGCGTCAAGATCTTCCTTTCGAGCAAGCGCGATAAGATCCTTTTCAATTTTAACAGGATCGGAGTTTCTGGTGAGTCCCAGCCTTCTTGAAACCCTTTTTACGTGGGTATCTACAGCAATACCCTCAATTATTCCAAATCCTCTGGCAAGCACTATATTGGCTGTTTTTCTTCCGACGCCTGGCAAAGTAACCAGCTCCTCCATAGTTTTTGGAACCTCTCCATTATATTTCTCAATAATTATCTGGGCAGCGGCTTTGATGTTCTTTGCCTTGCTTTTGTAAAATCCTGTGGAATAGATGTCATTCTCAAGCTCCCTCAGATCTGCACTGGCATAGTCTTTTACAGTCCTGTACTTTTTGAACAATTTCTCAGTCACTTTATTAATCTGAACATCAGTTGACTGGGCTGAAAGTATTGTTGCCACAAGTAATTCAAGAGGATTGGAGTAATTGAGAGAAGGTTTTACATCAGGATACTCTTTCTTTAGAAGTGCCCAGATTTTGTCGAAGTTATGTGTATTGTCAGGAATATCGTATTCAGAGATTAGATCCTGTGTATTCGATAGTTCTAGCTTTTTTTCAGGCATAATAGCTCCATTTTTAAGTTGCTTTCAGGTATTAGTCAGAATGATATGTTTGCAGAAGCTGTATTTTAAACTGTGTTTTTTGAGAAAATTAAGGTTTTTCAGTTTCTGTATCCAATCCTCGAGTTATAGCATATAAGGGATATCTGAGCACGTAGTAGGATAGGAGAAGATCAGCTTTTTTATATCCGAAGCTCTGAGTCCTAGCCGCATTACTGCAGCGAAGATGTTGATAGCTTCTCCGGCATGCGGGCCCAGAATATGAGCTCCCATTATACGGTCGTTTGCTTCATCAATAATAACTTTTGAAGCCGCAAATTTTATTCCTGCTCTCCGGGTTGTATTCCAGCTGCTTCTGTCCTGAAAAATTACTTTATATTTATCGCTATCTTTAGGCGCACTGATTCCTACAGAAGCCATTACAGGAATGGTAAAGACTGCACTTGGAATGCCTGTATAATCTGCCTCGGTGCTGTCACCCTCAAGGACATTAATTGCGGCAATATCTCCCTGAAGGGCTGCTACAGGAGTAAGCTGCATACCCTCCAGTACACAATCCCCACCTGCATAGATCAGAGGGTTTGAGGTTTTCATAAACTTATCAACTACAATAGCTCCCTTTTCGGTTTTAACTCCGGCTTTCTCGAGCTGCAAATCTTCTATATCTGCAACACGACCTGCTCCGTGCACTACCATATCAGCGTGGAAAGTCTGAGTTTCGAACCTGGATTCAGTTTTCGATTTGACCCTGACTAGAAGACAATTGTTCTCTTTTTCTATCGAAATCACGTGTTTGTTTGTAAGAATTTTGATTCCTGCGGCTTCAGATGCTTTTATAAGCATATCCACTATATCAGGATCAAAATTTCTCAATATTCTTTCACTTCTGTGAAGGATAATTACTTCGGCTCCAGCTCTTCGCACAACATGGGCGAATTCCATGGATATATAGCCGCCTCCGATGAAAATAATCCTCCCAGGAATTTTTTTGGTCTCCATTAACCCTTCACTTGTGGTAATGTACTCTTCACCTGGAATACCGAGTTTTCTGGGCTTTGCACCTGTAGCAAGGAAAAAATACTCACCTTTAAGTTTATCTTCCCCGACAACGATTGTGTTCTGATTCTCAAAATAAGCTCTTCCGTGATATGTATCAATTCCCATCTCAACCAGACGTTTCTCTATTTTGCTGGGATATTCTCCTGTAAACGTTCTTTTAAATTCGATTAGTGAAGCCCAGTCGATAGTCAGAGAAGTATCTGTCCCTACACCTTTTCCTACTAAGCGGTTGCTCGAGTCAACGACTTCGGTGATATCAATTAACACCTTTTTAGGATCACATCCCCTTAGAGGACAGGTGCCCCCATATTCCCTTGAATCAATAATAGCAATTTTTAATCCGGAATGTGAAACTTTACCCGTGAAGGTCCTGCCTGCAGTACCTGTCCCTATAATTATGATATCATATTTATTTTCCATTAAACTCCCCACCTGTTGAGATTATTTTAGAAGGTAAATTAAAAAGAAATCCGAAGGCGTATTTTCCATATATTCTTTATCCACTGTGACTCCAAAGAATAAGTATTTCAGCTGAATTCGAATTTCAAAGAAGAGGTACTTCACCTGAGTTATGGTTCTAGAAAAGAAGCATTTCACCTTACTATTATCCCTCTGAGGAACATAAATTACAGTTCTTTGGGTTATGCGTAAAAAAACACCAAAAACATAAAGAACTACATTCCCAGAGGATTTCTGACAGCATACTGACAGAATACTGGATTTGTAAAAATGAAGTCCAGCATTCTAAAAAAGTTTCTTTTCAATATAATAACATTTAGACCATAAGTTTTATAGCTAAGAATTTTTAAAGCAAGTATACTGGTGATTTTTTGGTAAAAAGGGCACTGCTCAGCGTCTCAGACAAAACAGGAATTACAGAATTCGCACGCGGGCTTCAATCACTTGGCGTGAAGATTATTTCAACAGGCGGAACCGCGAAAGTCCTTCGCAATGCCGGCATAGAAGTTACAGATGTATCAGAGATCACGGGTTTTCCGGAAATGATGGGAGGGAGGGTTAAAACTCTCCATCCGAGAATTCATGGCGGGATCTTATGCCTGCGAGAAAGCAAGGAACAGATGGCTGAAGCTATAAAAGAAGATATCTCACTCATCGATATGGTGGCTGTAAACCTCTATCCTTTTGAGGAAACAGTCTCAAAGGAAGGCGTGAAACTTGAGGAAGCCATTGAGAATATAGATATTGGAGGTCCAACCCTTCTTCGCTCAGCAGCGAAAAACTACCGTTCTGTTACAGTGCTTTCCGACCCGTCGGACTACGGGCACGTACTGGAAGAACTGCGTTCAACCGGGGTAATTTCGGAGGCAACCCGGGCTGCCCTTGCAATTAAGGCTTTCAGGCATACTGCAAATTACGATGCAGCCATTGATGTCTATTTAAGCAAAACCCTGCTCGGAGAAAACGTACTTCGTCTGAATTTTACTGAGGGCGTAAAACTCCGCTATGGAAAGAACTGGCATCAGGAAGCCTTTTTCTATAAAGATCCCAAAATAGAAGGTCCTACCCTTGCAAAAGCTATCCAGCTTCACGGAAAAGAACTCTCATATAATAATTATGTGGACGCTGACAATGCCCTTCAGACAGTCAAAGAAATCGGGAATGTTTCTCCTGCAGTTGCAATTGTTAAACATAATAACCCATGCGGGCTTGCTACCGGAAGTACGCTCCTGCAAGCTCTTCAAGCTGCCTGGGACGGAGACCCTGTTTCAGCTTACGGAAGCATAATCTGCACCAATGAAATCTTTGACCTAGAGGCTGCAACTTTTCTGAATGGAAAATTTGTGGAGATTATCCTTGCACCTGACTTCAAACCTGATGCCCTTGAGTTCCTGAAAAAGAAAAGCGAAAATCTCAGACTCCTTAAACTGCCAGAACTTAGAGAAGCTTTCGGGACAGACTACACATATAAGTATATAATCGGAGGTATGCTAAAGCAAAGCCGCGACATCGGCCTCTACGAAAAATGGGAGTCTGTGACCGACATACCGTATCCTGAGGAAAAACGTCCGCTCTCTGAGTTCTGCCTGAAAGCCTGCAAAACAACCAAATCCAACGCAGTAATTCTTGCTCACGAATACGAGCCAGGATACTTCATGGTGCTTGCCATGGGCGCAGGACAGCCTAACAGGGTAGACTCGATTCGCAAACTGGCAGCTACAAAAGCCGTCGAAAACCTCAGGATAATTTATGAGAGGGAAAAGCCTGCAATTTCTTTTGAGGAATATAAACAGAAAATTATCTCGGAGTGTGTAATGGCTTCGGATGCCTTCTTCCCCTTCGATGACAGCATAGTTTATGCCGCACAAAATAATATCCGTTACATAGTCTCCCCAGGAGGATCAATTCGCGACAGTGAGGTCATTGCCACTGCAAACCGGCTTGGAGTTTCCATGATTTTTACAGGCATGCGCCACTTCCTCCACTGAGACCCCTTATTAAATAAAACGAAGCCCAAGTCCGAACAACCCTGCCGCCCAGGGCAGGGGAAAATTTATTCAAATTTGATTTCCCCAAACGCAATCCTGGAAAGCTCTAACACTCTCCTCTGGCATCTGCTTTTGAATATTAAAGGAAGTTTCGGACATTTAATAATATTGCTATTAATAAATTAAAATATAAACAGATATAATTTATTTGCTCTCATATTGAACATACTTTTCCATACAAATAGCCGCACACTTTTTTTAAATTATTGGATTATTTCCCGATTTTGAATATTAATTTTTTAATAATCAATTGATTATGTTTCTAAGCAAATTAGTTCCAAGCCTTATATTAGTAAGATAATCTGATACTATTAACATATAAATTTTTTTTGGTTTTGAGAAAAAATTATTTAAAAAGATGAGTTACGTTTTCGGGAAGCTGCACGTACAGTCAGGAAATAAGATAGAAGAATTACCAGTAACCAGATAAACTGTAGAAAAAGAAATATATATTGAAATCGTATAGCATTCTAGCATTAGTATATCATCCTATTATAACTCTCACCTTAATTTAATATAAAAAATTAAAAAATATAAAATTTAAATTTTTATTTATTGTAAAACGAAAGCAAATAGAATGTTCATGGATATTAAACTCCAATTAGCCCCCGAAACATATGGAAAAAAATGAGATGATCGAAGTGAAATCCAATGGATTGTTAAGCATTCTGACCTTCTCAGAGAAAAGAAAGGATATTTTGTTTTTACTCCAAGAGAATCCAAGAACTCTCTCCGAGATCAAAGATTATTTTGATGTAAGATCACCTGAGATCCTTCCTCGCCTTAAAGAAATGGAAGCCGCAAATTTGATTGTCAGGCAGGAGGGAATGTACTACTTAACATCTTTGGGGAGAGTTTCAGCCATATATTATAAGCCTTTCCTGGATACCCTTACAGCTATAGAGACAAACGAAGAATTCTGGAGAGACCATGACCTTACTGCAATCCCTGAGGCAATGTTAAACAGAATTCAGGAACTTAAAGAATGCAGAGTTGTAAGAGATGAACATGAGCATATTTATGATACTCATAAAGCATTTAGTGAGAATGTAATGTCTGCCACCCACTTCGCAGGCTTTTCATCGATTTTTCTTCCAAGCCATCCCCCAATGTTTTTGGATTTAGCCCGAAGAAATATTCCTGTTTCCATAATCGTTACACCCAATGTATTTTTCAAAATAAAAAGTGAGCACAGCACTGAGATTGAAGAATTCCTTAAATATAAGCACACGAGCTTCCATGTGTACGACAATGCAAAGATAGCCTTTGTAGTAACAGACCGCTTTCTATCCCTTTCGCTCTTTTTCAAAAACGGAACTTTTGATCCCCGAAACGACCTGATAGGCTTCGACTTAGCATCAATCAAATGGGGAGAAGATCTTTTTAAGTATTACAAAGAGAACTCGATCGAGATAAAGAGTTTATAAAACTGTTGAAGCTTTAGCAAGTCTGTTAAAGATTTCGGAAAAGAAACCTTAAAACTAATAGAGAAATAGGGTTTTGAATTTTTTTCCCGGTAAATTTCCGGGGAATTGGATCGCTTTTTTTTTGGTAGACTGTGTTATCGTTTTTGCATTTGAGCATAGACCTCATTTCAGGTATACATTATGCCAAAAAAGCATTTGCAATTGCTCTCAGTCCGACAATTGAAGTAGATTCTCCATCCACAAGGATGGTTCTTTCGAGATTCTGGAAAGAAGTCTCTTCTTCGTCAGTTACAGTATAGTTCTGAATGCATATCAACCCGCATATGAAACTGTAGAGAACAATGAGAGGCTCAAAACCAAGAACTCCATTAATCAGAGCAATACCGAGTATCAGATGTGAGAGCAGGTGCAATCCGAAAAGAAAATTACGGGTATTTCGTGCCCCGAGAGTTACAGGAAGAGTTTTGATACCTGCAAGAGTATCTCCTTTGATATCTTTGAAATCATATATAGTAGAGTTGATAAAAAGTTTGACTCCAAAGAAAGTAAAAACCAGAACTACGGGTAGCATGCTATTACAGGCACTACCTGCAAGTCCTGAGATAAAAGCACCCCAGGTGAGACCTACAACAAAGTTTTTGACTCCAAGTCCACCTTTGAGTTTCAAAGTGAATTTTCCAATTGTAATTCCTTTACTGTAAAGGAAACCAATTATGAAAGGTAAGAATGCAAGTGCAAGCAGTCCTTCTTTTGCGAGTACATAGCTTCCTATTACAAAGGTAAGCATGGAAACTGCAATTCCTATTTCCTTTCTTGAGCCGCTTAACTCCTTCCGGTTTACAATATCTTCTTCAGAGCCGAGTGCCCTATCAAGTGTATATACACTGTAGATTACGAGTCCTCCCGCAATGCAGGTAAGTATACTTGAGTTAGTCTGAAGCAGGAGGAAAGCAATATGAATTCTTAGCGCGCCTGAAAACGCAACTAAAATCGAACTTTTTAAGAGTTTAAGTGTAGCATTTCTTTGCTTAAATTCGGGGGCATTATTTCGTCTGTACCTGAGAAATCGTTCAAATCTTCCGAAAAATACATTGGAGCTCATAAAATTAATACTGGACGACTTCCAAATATTATTTACTCGATATAAGATTTTTTGATGTGTCTAAGATATGAGGAATCAACTACGGTTTAGAGGAATGAACTAATATTAGTCGAATAAACTAACCGTTATTATAATGAAATTATTTTTCTCATTATTCCATAAAAAGATATTAACATACGTTATATAAGAAATCGTAATACTTGAAATCTCAAAATCAGTGAATTCAAATAAATTTACTGAGTGGCTCCAATGGAAACCCTGGAAAAGTTATTCAAATTACACCAGAATAAAACCGATCCTAAAACCGAGATTCTCGCCGGGCTGACTACTTTTGTAACAATGGCTTACATAATTTTTGTAAACCCCACTACCCTCAGCAGCAGAGGGATGGATTTCGGAGCTGTGATGGTTGCAACCTGTCTCTCAGCAGCAATCGGGACTCTCATTATGGGGCTGTGGGCTAATTACCCATTTGCCCTGGCTCCTGAATGGGATTGAACGCCTTTTTTGCATTTACTGTAGTTCTCAGCATGAATGTCAGCTGGCAGGCTGCCCTTACTGCGGTACTTATCGAGGGAATTATCTTCATCCTGCTAACTCTGACAAGATTCAGAGAGGCTGTAGTCAATGAAATTCCGAAGAACCTTAAAATTTCGATAAGTGCAGGAATAGGATTCTTTATAGCTTTTATCGGGCTTACAGGATCAAAGATTATTATTCAGGATCCTACCACCTTTTTAACTCTGGGAAACCTGAAGGAAACAACGGTGCTTCTTTCCATACTTGGCTTCACTATAATGATAGTGCTGCAGGCTTACAGAGTTAGGGGGCAATTCTATGGGGAATACTTGCAGTGACCGTTCTGGGGATGGTTCGTGGTATTGCAGAATTTCCTGACAGATTATTTTTAATGCCTCCTTCTCTCGCTCCAATAGCTTTCAAGTTTGATTTCTCGATCCTTACCAATCCCGACTTCTCTATTATCATGTTCGCCTTCCTCTTCACGGATTTTTTTGATACAGTGGGCACTCTGGTTGGAGTTTCCTCAAGGGCGGATTTCCTGGACGAGGAAGGAAAACTTCCCAGAGCCAGAGAAGCTCTTATGGCTGATGCCATAGCCACATGTGCCGGTGCAATTATGGGAACGTCTACAGTTGCTACTTACGTTGAAAGTGCATCAGGGGTTGAGGAGGGGGGAAGGACAGGACTTACTTCAGTTGTAGTAGCAGGATTATTTTTGCTTGCGATTTTCATATCGCCAATAGCAGCTGTTATTCCAGGGTATTCTACCTCTCCTGCCCTTATTGTGGTAGGAATTATTATGATTCAGGGCTTAAGAGACCTCGATTTTGAGACCTGGACCGAGGTTGCCCCTGCAGTAATTACCATTCTGATGATGGCATTCAGCTATTCAATTGCAGAAGGAATTGTCTGGGGCATAATTTCCTACACCGCGATAAAAATTGGAAGTGGAAAATTCAAAGATATAAGCTTAATCATGATTTTCCTATCTCTGATTTTCCTGTTAAAGGAAATATATCTTTAAGAAAATTCAAGAAAATGCTCCCCTGAAAGTTTTTTTATCTTGGGAAAATAGTCTTCAAACGAGAAACAGTCCAATAATAAAAATAAGGGATTACGAGAAATCCCAGCAGGCAACTGCCAAAAACTAACAACAGAAGGCAAAAAGCCCAGAGATAATGGAGTATAATTGTTATAAAGGAACTATTTTCTTTCCATACGCTTCGTTTAATACCTGACCGAGAGCTGTGTAGATTGCAGCGAGTCCTGTGAAGATTCCTTCATAACCAGCTATTCTCAGTATTCCAGCACCTGCCCCCTCGGCACCCAGGTAGTTTCCAGCTGCAAGCAGGAAGAACAGAATTGCAAGGGCTATAAAAACAACAGAGAGAGCCTTTGAGCCTTTGAGCGTACCTATGAACATGAAGAAGGTGAAAACTCCCCACATGAACAGGTATGCAGCAAATGCGAATGAGTCTGTAGCGAAGCCTGCAAAGTCTGGAGACTTAGGGAGCAGGACATTACCTACTAGCGTTAGCCAGAAAAGCCCGTATGAAGTAAAAGCAGTAGCCCCGAAAGTATTTCCCTTCTTCCATTCCTGGATTCCGGCAATGACCTGAGCCAGTCCACCGTAAAAGATGCCCATAGAAAGGATCATAGCGTTCATCGGATAGAAGCCTGCATTGTGTATATTCAATAGTACAGTCGTCATCCCGAAACCCATCAAGCCCAGAGGAGCAGGGTTTGCGGATAAATCCGTAATTTTTACATCACGAATGTTCATAACATCTTTAATATTTTGACTCATTGATTCAGATCCTCCTTCCCGTTAACCGGTGATTTAGCCTGAACTCCTAATGAAAAACTTATTTAGAGATATTAGACTGTTTTTAGGATCTGTTTTTTACCTCTTAAAAAGATATGTCATTGTTAATAGTTATAGAGTTTACGATACAGTCAAAAGAAAAAAAGCAAAGACCGGTCATTTGTTTGACTCATTAGGCAAATAAGGAATAAAATCTTTGTTTTAAGCCATAGTTTGCCCTGTAACAAGCAGCATAGAAATTGAAAAAAATGGGGGGAAATCGTTAATTTTACATCTTTGTCTGTTAACTGTTGAGTACTTGAAGATGGCTGCAAAGGCGGCTTCAGCAGCACAAAAACCACAGTTAAACCTGATACTGAAGTGTTACTTCACACTGAGAGGCATTAATATTATCCTCTCAGGGCATTTTTTGCCGCGCCTGCCATCAGATTTCCTGAGTCAGCACCTGCACTCCAGGCTGTGAAGATCAAGGCTATAGTTGCCGCAAAAAAGTCCATGGTGCTGAAGTAGCTACTGCAACTCAGGTGCAAAGATATAAGGAGTAAACGTTACTGGCTTTTTCTCCAGAAAATTCAAAAAGAAGAAGTCATAGCTCCAGAAATAAGCTGAAAAAATATAAAACTAGCCTTTGGCTTTATTCTTTGACCTTCACAGGTCTTATCTTTTCTTCAATCTTGCGTTCTGTCTCCTCGGAGATCTCTTTCATACCGTGCTCACTAGCCATGTGGACTTTAGCATGTTCCATAACTTCTTCCTTTGTCTTTGCCTGGACACGAAAGTCACATTTCTGCTCTAGATCTCTGCAGCAAAATAGCATATATTCAACATCTGGCATAAATATCCCCCAAATTCTATTTTAATAAATAATTTTTAAATGAATAACGTTTTCGATCAGCCCTTGCTAAATAAATCCCGAAAATTCTCGGATTTATCTAGCGATGTATATAATTTAACTTTACACTTTTATATTCTAAGCCTTTTTAACAGATATACGCCCGAAATTGTAAAAATAAAAAATGAAAATTAAATGGCAGACTCCTTTTTCTCACTCGCTGGAGCAGTCTTTGGGGCAGCTATTGCAGGTGGTCTCATCAGTACAAATGCTACTATAATGCCAAGTACTGACAGCACAGCGACATATGGGAAGACATTGATGTATCCACCCAGTATGTCTTTTGCCGCGCCCGCCATCAGATTTCCGATAATAGCACCTACACCATAAGCTGTGAAGATTAAGCCATAGTTGCGTGCATAATCTTTGGTGCCAAAATAACTGGCTGTGGCTGCGGGAGCAATAGCCAGCCATCCACCGAGACAGAGCCAGAGCAGTGAGAATGCAATTGCATACATATTGACCGATGCCGGATTGAGGTACACCAGCAGGGATGCGATTATAATAAGGACATATGATAAAATTGCGGCTCTTGATGGAGTAAGCTTATCCGTTAACGTGCCGAAGAGAGGTCTTCCGCCTGCGTTACAAATTGCAAACGGCAGAATGAGGTTAGTCATCAGCACACCTGCAGTTAGTTCATCTATGCCTGCATTGCCAGCAACCTCCATACCCGCGGGCTTCGCAACGCCTATAGCCATGAGTCCTGCAAGAGCACCTATAGTATAACAGACCCAGAGACCGATAAAGGTCTTGGTTCTTATCATTTCTTCTCTGGTAAAATCAACTTTAGAGATACCTCCTATCGGTGCAGGTTGAGTCCAGCCTCTCGGGCACCATCCTGCTGGTGGGAAGACAAGGAACATTGAAAGAATCACAATCAATGCAAGGAAACCGATTCCCAGGAGACGAAAAGTATTAAATATCCCAAAGTTTGCGGTCAATATATCCGCTGCCTTCCCGGTAACAAACGCAGAGAAACCAAATCCCAGCAGTGTAAGTCCTACTGCAAGACCTCTCTTGTCCGGGAACCACCTTGCGGAAGTTGTAATCGGGCAGCCGTAAGCAATACCAACGCCCGTACCTGCAACAAAACCGTATAGAATAGCCAGAGATATCGGCGAAGTCGCAAAAGATGCCAGAATCCAGCCTAATCCTACAATAACCCCACCGATCATTCCCACCTTTCTGGGTCCCATGCTTTCTATGTATCTGCCGACCAGCGGCATGGTTACCGCAAACATGGCTAGGGACACGATATACGGTAGCTGCATCTCAATTGCGCTGACCGTTAAACCAAAACCTCCAGCTGATACAGGATCTGTAAAGATTTTCCTTAATGGCACACTGAGTACACTATAAGCATAAACAGCACCCAGGCAGAGTTCAATAATGGTGCCGATGATAACTAATATCCATCGCCCCGATTCGGCGGGCATACCCAATACCTTGACATCATCTGCCATAAGTTTAACACCCCTGAAAGAAAATTATCTACTCTTTTTCTATGCAGGCAATAAATGTCGAAGACTTACGCAGTTGAAACAAAGAATGAACGGCATTAAACTTTTTAGCTGCCTAAAACGTAAACTGCGCTGTAATTTTGTTGTGTTTATCTTTGAATCTCGTGCGTAAATCCTGTATTAGCCTGATTAGCAAATACTCAGCCTGCTCAAAAACGGCATTCACAAGCCGTTTTTGATAGAAAATGTTAGCATAACACTAACCGATAAAAAAAAGCATAATCAGTAACCAGTAATTAAAATCCAAATCATAAGAATTTCATAACCCCAAAAATGGTTACTGGTATTTTACCCAGGCTGAATAGTTGCCTCTATTTAACGAGGATCTGTACAATTTAGTTTTGCCAATCCCCCATTATTTTACTCGGCTCCTCCCATATTTAAACTTGATGGATATTTATCAGGATTATTCATTATAGTATTAAAAGTTGATTCTAAGGGCTTACAGTATAGGCTTAACTCTCCAATTAATCAAAAAGCGTAGCAAAAGAAATATTACTGCCCTTCACATCGAATATTTAGAGGCATTTTCTTCAGGGAACTGGTACTGATAATGATTTTTTAAAAGAGATTACCAGAAACGGAGAGGGGTGGTTAATATGCTGAAGAGCAATCCAAAGACTTCGTGGAATAGCACAGAGCGCATGCCGACAGTATCGGCAACTGCTTATGTGGATGACTCAGCTATACTAATAGGGGATGTGAGGATTGGCAATAATGTATATGTCGCGCCTGCGGCTTCACTCCGGGCGGATGAGGCTTACCCTATTATTATAGGTGACGAGTGCAATATACAGGACGGCGTAATTTTTCACGGCCTTGAGGGTAGCTCAATTGAACTTGGAAAGCGCGTCTCAATAGCCCATGGAGCCGTAATTCACGGTCCTATTAAAATCGGCAATGATAGCTTTGTGGGTTTTAACGCAGTGGTGCATGCATCCACTCTAGGAGAGAGGTGCTTTGTAGCCCATGGAGCGGTAGTTATAGGCGTAAAGCTCGCAGATGGAAAGTTTGTGCCACCTACTACTTTAGTTGATACACAGTATAAAGCCGATGCGCTTGGACCTGTCCCGGATGACCTCAAACACTTCAATGACGAGGTAATCA
The Methanosarcina thermophila TM-1 genome window above contains:
- a CDS encoding helix-turn-helix transcriptional regulator, with product MEKNEMIEVKSNGLLSILTFSEKRKDILFLLQENPRTLSEIKDYFDVRSPEILPRLKEMEAANLIVRQEGMYYLTSLGRVSAIYYKPFLDTLTAIETNEEFWRDHDLTAIPEAMLNRIQELKECRVVRDEHEHIYDTHKAFSENVMSATHFAGFSSIFLPSHPPMFLDLARRNIPVSIIVTPNVFFKIKSEHSTEIEEFLKYKHTSFHVYDNAKIAFVVTDRFLSLSLFFKNGTFDPRNDLIGFDLASIKWGEDLFKYYKENSIEIKSL
- a CDS encoding DUF1059 domain-containing protein is translated as MPDVEYMLFCCRDLEQKCDFRVQAKTKEEVMEHAKVHMASEHGMKEISEETERKIEEKIRPVKVKE
- a CDS encoding dihydrolipoyl dehydrogenase family protein, with the translated sequence MENKYDIIIIGTGTAGRTFTGKVSHSGLKIAIIDSREYGGTCPLRGCDPKKVLIDITEVVDSSNRLVGKGVGTDTSLTIDWASLIEFKRTFTGEYPSKIEKRLVEMGIDTYHGRAYFENQNTIVVGEDKLKGEYFFLATGAKPRKLGIPGEEYITTSEGLMETKKIPGRIIFIGGGYISMEFAHVVRRAGAEVIILHRSERILRNFDPDIVDMLIKASEAAGIKILTNKHVISIEKENNCLLVRVKSKTESRFETQTFHADMVVHGAGRVADIEDLQLEKAGVKTEKGAIVVDKFMKTSNPLIYAGGDCVLEGMQLTPVAALQGDIAAINVLEGDSTEADYTGIPSAVFTIPVMASVGISAPKDSDKYKVIFQDRSSWNTTRRAGIKFAASKVIIDEANDRIMGAHILGPHAGEAINIFAAVMRLGLRASDIKKLIFSYPTTCSDIPYML
- a CDS encoding sortase B protein-sorting domain-containing protein, with the translated sequence MFTISGVYLLKRLRI
- a CDS encoding NCS2 family permease, producing the protein MTVLGMVRGIAEFPDRLFLMPPSLAPIAFKFDFSILTNPDFSIIMFAFLFTDFFDTVGTLVGVSSRADFLDEEGKLPRAREALMADAIATCAGAIMGTSTVATYVESASGVEEGGRTGLTSVVVAGLFLLAIFISPIAAVIPGYSTSPALIVVGIIMIQGLRDLDFETWTEVAPAVITILMMAFSYSIAEGIVWGIISYTAIKIGSGKFKDISLIMIFLSLIFLLKEIYL
- a CDS encoding solute carrier family 23 protein, whose protein sequence is MGLNAFFAFTVVLSMNVSWQAALTAVLIEGIIFILLTLTRFREAVVNEIPKNLKISISAGIGFFIAFIGLTGSKIIIQDPTTFLTLGNLKETTVLLSILGFTIMIVLQAYRVRGQFYGEYLQ
- the nth gene encoding endonuclease III, with amino-acid sequence MPEKKLELSNTQDLISEYDIPDNTHNFDKIWALLKKEYPDVKPSLNYSNPLELLVATILSAQSTDVQINKVTEKLFKKYRTVKDYASADLRELENDIYSTGFYKSKAKNIKAAAQIIIEKYNGEVPKTMEELVTLPGVGRKTANIVLARGFGIIEGIAVDTHVKRVSRRLGLTRNSDPVKIEKDLIALARKEDLDALSMTLIHHGRKICQAKKPKCPSCVVNQLCPSSKIFMTRYYL
- a CDS encoding solute carrier family 23 protein; protein product: METLEKLFKLHQNKTDPKTEILAGLTTFVTMAYIIFVNPTTLSSRGMDFGAVMVATCLSAAIGTLIMGLWANYPFALAPEWD
- a CDS encoding UbiA family prenyltransferase, with product MSSNVFFGRFERFLRYRRNNAPEFKQRNATLKLLKSSILVAFSGALRIHIAFLLLQTNSSILTCIAGGLVIYSVYTLDRALGSEEDIVNRKELSGSRKEIGIAVSMLTFVIGSYVLAKEGLLALAFLPFIIGFLYSKGITIGKFTLKLKGGLGVKNFVVGLTWGAFISGLAGSACNSMLPVVLVFTFFGVKLFINSTIYDFKDIKGDTLAGIKTLPVTLGARNTRNFLFGLHLLSHLILGIALINGVLGFEPLIVLYSFICGLICIQNYTVTDEEETSFQNLERTILVDGESTSIVGLRAIANAFLA
- the purH gene encoding bifunctional phosphoribosylaminoimidazolecarboxamide formyltransferase/IMP cyclohydrolase, which codes for MVKRALLSVSDKTGITEFARGLQSLGVKIISTGGTAKVLRNAGIEVTDVSEITGFPEMMGGRVKTLHPRIHGGILCLRESKEQMAEAIKEDISLIDMVAVNLYPFEETVSKEGVKLEEAIENIDIGGPTLLRSAAKNYRSVTVLSDPSDYGHVLEELRSTGVISEATRAALAIKAFRHTANYDAAIDVYLSKTLLGENVLRLNFTEGVKLRYGKNWHQEAFFYKDPKIEGPTLAKAIQLHGKELSYNNYVDADNALQTVKEIGNVSPAVAIVKHNNPCGLATGSTLLQALQAAWDGDPVSAYGSIICTNEIFDLEAATFLNGKFVEIILAPDFKPDALEFLKKKSENLRLLKLPELREAFGTDYTYKYIIGGMLKQSRDIGLYEKWESVTDIPYPEEKRPLSEFCLKACKTTKSNAVILAHEYEPGYFMVLAMGAGQPNRVDSIRKLAATKAVENLRIIYEREKPAISFEEYKQKIISECVMASDAFFPFDDSIVYAAQNNIRYIVSPGGSIRDSEVIATANRLGVSMIFTGMRHFLH
- a CDS encoding acetate uptake transporter, with protein sequence MSQNIKDVMNIRDVKITDLSANPAPLGLMGFGMTTVLLNIHNAGFYPMNAMILSMGIFYGGLAQVIAGIQEWKKGNTFGATAFTSYGLFWLTLVGNVLLPKSPDFAGFATDSFAFAAYLFMWGVFTFFMFIGTLKGSKALSVVFIALAILFFLLAAGNYLGAEGAGAGILRIAGYEGIFTGLAAIYTALGQVLNEAYGKKIVPL